The following nucleotide sequence is from Desulfocurvus vexinensis DSM 17965.
GGGGCGGTGGCGGCGGTCAGCCAGAGCGTGGGCGCCGGGCTGTACCGCCGGGGCCGGCGCTACGTGGGCCTGTGCCTGCTCCTGGCCCTGGGCATGGGCACGCTGCTCATGCTCCTGGGTCTGGCCGGGCGCGAGGCCTTCCTGGTGGCCCTGCGGGTGCCCGTGGAGCTGCGCGCAATCACCGGGGACTTCCTGTTCGTCTACGCCCTGCTGCTGCCCGCCTACCATGTGCTGGTCATCGCCAACGCCGTGTTCCGGGCGCGCAAGGAGGTCATCTTCCCGACCCTGTCCATCCTGCTGGTCTGCGTGGTCAACGCGGTGGCGGACTTCGGGCTGGGGCTCGGGCTGTGGGGCCTGCCGGCCATGGGCCACGCGGGCCTGGCCTGGGCGACCTTCTGGTCGGTGACGGCGGGGGCGGCGCTGAACCTGGCCATGCTGTGGCGCAAGGGCCTGTTGCGCCGCGAGGCCTTCGCCCCCCTGCGCTGGGTGCGCCGGGCCCTGCCCCGACTGTTGCGCGTGGCCGGGCCCTCGGGGCTGATGCAGGTGTTGTGGCAGTCGGGCTATCTGGTGCTGTTCGCCATCACCGGCTCCCTGCCCCACGGCAACATCACCGCCCTGGCGGGCATGACGGCGGGGGCGCGCATCGAGGCGCTGCTGTTCCTGCCCGGGTTCGCCTTCAACATGACGGCCTCGGTGCTGGTGGGCCACTACCTGGGCGCGGGCCAGCCCGCCGAGGCCAAGCGCTTCGGCTTCCGCGTGCTGGGCATCGGGGTGGCCGCCGTGGGGCTGGTGACCATCGGGCTGTGGCAGGTGGCTGGCGACGTGGCCCGGGTCATGTCCGACGATCCGGCGGTGCGCCTGGAGATCATGAGCTACCTCTACTGGAACCTGCTGGCCATCCCCTTCACCCTGACGGGCATGATCCTGGGCGGGGCCCTGGGCGGCGCGGGGGCGACCTTCTACACCATGGTCGTCTTCGGCGCCACGGTCTGGGGCGTGCGCCTGCCACTGGCCTGGCTGCTGGGCCACCACATCCTGGGCGAGGCCCGGGGGGTGTGGATTTCCATGCTGGTGTCGCAGATGGTGCAGGCCCTGGTGCTGTTGTACGTGTTCGCATTCAAGGACTGGAAACGCTTCGCCCTGGTGCGGCGCCCCTCGCGGCGCGACCCCGCCGGGCTGGCCGAGGAGCCGGGCCCCCTGCCTGTGGGCGGCAACGGCGGCCTGAGAAAGTAAAGGAAGGCAAGAGAGCATGAAGGATTGCGTGACCCCGGTCTTCGAGCCCGTTTCCCTGGAGCGCCAGGACGAGTACCTGGAGCGCTTCGCCCGCTGCCCGCAGAAGGCTTCGGACTACAGCTTCATCAACATCTGGGGCTGGGCCGAGGAGTACGGCCTGCAATGGCACTTCGGCGACAGCCACGTCTGGCTGCGCCAGACCAGGCCCCATGTGGTCCACTGGGCGCCCGTGGGCCCGTGGAACGACGTGGACTGGACGCGCTGCCCGGTCATCGGCTGCTGCGGGGCCTTCACCCGCGTGCCCGAGGCGCTGGCCGTGCTCTGGCAGCAGGCCCTGGGCCCGCGCGTGGAGCTGGCCGAGGCGCGCGGCCACTGGGACTACCTCTACTCCGTGCCCGAGCTGACGGCCCTGTCGGGCAACCGCTTCCACAAGAAGAAGAACCTGCTCAACCAGTTCGTGCGCAACTACGACCACAACTACCACACCATGACCCCCGACTGCGTGGAGGCTGCGCTGCAGATGCAGCTGGACTGGTTCCGCTGGCGCGACGCCGAGTCGCAGGAGCTGCTGGGTGCCGAAAACAACGCCATCCGCCGCGTGCTCCAGAGCTGGGACAGCCTGCGCGGCGTCTTCGGCGGGGTCATCGAGGTCGAGGGCCAGCGCGCGGCCTACACCGTGGCCGAGCACCTGTGCGAACGCACCGTGGTCATCCATTTCGAGAAGGCCCACACGCGCTACAAGGGCATCTACCAGGCCATCAACCAGATGTTCCTGGAGCACGAGGCCGGGGGCTACGAGCTGGTCAACCGCGAACAGGATCTGGGCGACCCGGGGCTGCGCAAGGCCAAGGAATCGTACAACCCTGTCGATTACCTCAAGAAATTTGAAGTCACCGTGCGCCCGGCGGGCTAGAGCCTGCTCGGGGCTCGCCCGGGGCTCCGTCCGGTGGCCTGTCGGGAAAGTGTTGCGCCCCGGGGCGAATCCGGCTATTCCCGTTAAAGAGGGGGCTCGCGCCGCGCGCCGACAAGCGCTTGGTGTGGGATATACTTTTTCGAAGGAGTCCGCCCATGTCCATTCGTAACAAACTTTTGCTCATCGCCCTGGCCGCTCTGCTCGGCCTGGGCTGCATCTTCATCATCAACAAGATCGGCCAGTCGCGCATCGCCACTTCGGTGCGCGGCGAGACAGCCATGCTCCAGGCCGAAATCGCCATGCTTCAGGCCCGCCGGGCCGAGAAGAACTTCCTGGACCGCAAGGAGATGGTCTACGCCGAGCGCCATGCCCAGACCGTGGCCGACGCCAAGGCCGCCCTGGCCCAGTGCGCCGAGGCCGACCCCGAGCTGGCCGACGAGATCGCCCGGGCGGACACGCTGCTGGATGACTACCGCGGGCAGTTCGAGGCCCTGGTGCTGTTCATGCGCACCCTGGGCCTCACGGAGCGCGACGGCCTGCAGGGCGACCTGCGCCAGGCCGTCCACGAGGCCGAGGCGCGCATCGCGCAGGCCCGCAGCGACGCGCTCCTGGCCGCCCTGCTCACCCTGCGCCGCCACGAGAAGGACTTCATCCTGCGCGGCGACCCCAAGTATCTCGCGTCGTTTTCCGGTGCCATGGACGCCATGTTCGCCCGCCTGGACGAGCACGCCGACCTCTCCCGCGACGACTACGACGCCATCGCCACCCAGCTGGACGCCTACGCGGCCCGTTTCGCCGAGTATGGCCGGGGGTACCAGAAGCAGGCGCAGGCCCGCGACCAGCTCATCGAGGCCGTGCGCACGGCCGAGGCGGAAATGGAAGCCCTGGTGGTCCGGGCCCACGAGATCACCGAGCGCAACACCGCGCGCCAGGATCTGTTCATGCTCCTGTCCGAGCTGGCCATCGCCATCGCCCTGGCCGGGGCCATCGCCCTGGTCATCCGCTCCATCACCGGCGGGCTGGCGCGCATCCAGAAGTGCTCGCGCGACATCGCCGAGGGCGACTACGAGGCGTGCAGCCTGGCGCGCTTCACCGGCGAGCTGGAAGCCCTGCGCATGGACCTGGTGGTCATGGTCGGCAAGCTGGTGGAGAGCATGGAGCAGGCCGAGGAGAAGAGCCGCCAGGCCGGGGAGCAGGCCGAGCGCGCCCAGCAGGCCATGGAGGAGGCGCACCGCGAGAAGGAGCACGTGGACACCCTGGTGGGCACCATGGGCGAAGTGGCCGCGCGCGCAGCGGCCATTGCCGACGATCTGACGGGCGCCGCGCGCGAGCTCGAGGCCCAGGGCCAGGAGATCGTCCTGGGCACCGACCGCCAGCGCGACCGCACCCGCGAGACGGCCACGGCCATGGAGGAGATGACCGCCACGGTGATGGAGGTGGCGCGCAACGCGGCGCAGTCCGCTGAGGGCGCCGCCCAGGCCCGGGCCAAGGCTGGCGAGGGCGCGGCCCTGGTGGCCGAGGTGGTCGAGGCCTCGGGGCAGGTCGGCACGCGCACCGGGGAGATGAAGCAGTCCCTGGCCGAGCTGGCCCGGCGCGTGGAGTCCATCGGCCAGATCATGAACGTGATCACCGACATCGCCGACCAGACGAACCTGCTGGCGCTCAACGCGGCCATCGAGGCCGCGCGGGCGGGCGACGCCGGGCGCGGGTTTGCCGTGGTGGCCGACGAGGTGCGCAAGCTGGCCGAAAAGACCATGACCGCCACCAAGGAGGTCGGCCAGGCCATCGCCGGGGTGCAGGAGGGCAGCGCCGCCAACATCCGGGCCATGGAGGGCGCGGGGCAGGCCGTGGCCCACAGCACCGGGCTGACCCACAAGGCCGGTGGCGCCCTGGAGGAGATCGTGGCCATCATCGCCGACGCCGCCGACCGTATCGGCTCCATCGCCACCGCCGCCGAGGAGCAGTCCTCCGCCAGCGAACAGATCAACCGCTCGGTGGAGGAAGTGGCCGAAATCGCCGCGCAGACCTCCGAAGGCATGGCCCGCTCGGCGCAGGCCATCCGCCATGTGGCCACCCTGGCCGGGGACCTCAAGGCCCTCATCGACGAGCTGCGGGCCACCAGGCGCTGACAGGCCGCCCCGGCGCTGTCCGGCCCAGGCCAGACGCCCCGCCTCCGGTGTTTCCGGGGGCGGGGCGTCCGTTGTTGGCGCTGCGGCGGCGTGGCGCGGGGGGCCGCCCTCAGCGCACGGCGGCCAGGATGGACTCGATGCCCACCCGCTCGACAAAGCGCGCGGTGCGCTCGCGCTTGCGGGCGTGGACGCGGTAGTGGGTCAACAGGGCGTCCACCAGGTCCAGGGCCTCCTGGCGCGAGAGGTTTTCGCCCACCTGGTCGCCCACGCGCGGGCGGCTGCCCGCGTTGCCGCCGAAGTGGACGTTGAAGCCCTGCTTCACCCCCGTGACGCCCACGTCGCGCAGCTTGGACTCGCCGCAGGACAAGGGGCAGCCCGACACGCCCATCTTGATCTTGGCCGGGAAGTCCACGCCTACGTATTTGGCCTCCAGCTCGGCGCCCAGGCCCAGGGAATCCTGCACGCCCAGGCGGCAGACCGCCGTGCCCGGGCAGGCCTGCACGTAGTGCACGCACAGCTCCGTGGCCCGGCCGATGTCGCGGCCCAGGTCGGCCCAGACGGCTTCCACGTCCTGCTCGCGCAGGCCCACCAGGGCGATGCGCTGGCCCGAGGTGATCTTGATCACCGGGATGTTCCACTTGCGCGCCACGGCGGCGATGCGCTCCAGGATGTCGGGGGAGAGCATGCCCATGGGCGTACGCGGGACGATGGCCCAGGTTTCCTTGTCGCGTTGCAGGATGGCGCCTTCGGGGGTCGTTTCGCTCATGGGTCTCCTCGTCGTTTCCGCTGGCTAGGCCTTGGGCGGCTTGACCACCACCAGCAGCATCTTGAAGGGTTCTTCGGCCTCCAGGCCGTGGGGCACGCCCGAGGGCATGGCGATGGCCTGCCCGGCGCCCACGGTGTGCGTGGCGTCGCCGATGGTCACTTGGGCCTGGCCGTCGAGCACCAGGACCAGGGCGTCGCCGGGCGAGGTGTGGGTGCTGATGCCCTCGCCAGCGGCGAAGCTGAACAGGGTCACGTTGGCCGTGGGCTGCTGGGCCAGGGTCCGGCTGACCACGCGGCCCGGCTCGTAGTCCACCAGCCCGGCCAGGTCCAGGGCCTGGGCAAAGGGAATGTTCTTGAACAGTTCGGTGCGCATGGTCAGGGTCATGATGGCCTCCTTGGGCTTGGCCGCTCCCGGGCGGCGCGTGGTGCGTCCGTCACCAGGATACTAGGCGCCCCGCGCGGGAACCCCTTTGAGGCATATCAAATTCGTGTGGGAAAGGTGAAGGGAAAATGCGGGAGTCACGGCGCCAGGGCGAAGGCGCGTACGGGGAAGGAGCCCAGGGCGTGGACCGGGGCGGGCACGGCGAAGAAGCGCAGGCCCGGGCAGGGGTCGGGCAGGGCGTCCAGGTGCGCGAGGTGCTCGACGATGGGCACGCCCGCGCCCAGCAGCAGGGTGTGCACGGGGCGCTCGGGGTCGGCGGTGGAGTCGATGTTCAGCGAGTCGATGCCCACCAGGGCCGCCCCGGCGGCGCACAGCAGCCCGGCGGCCTCGCGGGTCAGGAAGGGATGCTCGCGGAAGTAGGCCGCGCTGCCCCAGTGGCGGGCGTGGCCGGTCTGCACCAGCACGGCCCGCCCGGCCAGGGCCAGGCCCGCGAAGGCCTCGGGGCCGATGGCCCGGGGCGCGCCGGGCGCGCGGCGCACCAGGGCCACGGGCAGGTCGGCCAGGCGCTCCAGGGGCAGGCCCGCCACGTCCGCCCCGCCGGAGTGGCGGTGGAAGGGCGCGTCGATGTAGGTGCCGGTGTTGCCGACCATGTCGATGGCCCCGATGTGGAATTCCGTGCCCGGGGCGTAATGCGCGCGCGAGGCCTCGCGCGAGAGATGCGCGCGCACCACGGGCCCGGGCAGGCCCGGATAGGTGGTCATGCCGGGGACGATGGGGTGGGAGAGGTCCAGCAGCATCAGGCGTCCTCGCTCAGGGTGTCGGCCAGGTAGGCGTCCAGATCCGGGCGGCCTGCGAGGTTGCGCAGGCAGTGGGCCAGCCAGGCCCCGCGCTCGAAGCACATGACGCGCAGATCCCATACGCAGGCCGTCAGGCTGGTGTGGGTGTGCTCCTCCAGGGCCGTGGGGTGCTCCGCCGGGGCGATGAACACGCGGTGGCGCAGCTCGTTCTCGCCCTCCCACCAGTCGGCGAAGACCCAGGCCGCGCCGCGCCCGTCGTGGATGCCCAGGTAGCCCACGCCGTAGCGCCCCGGCCCCTCGGCGGGGGCGGGGAAGGCCGTGGCGGCCAGCGCGCGGGCGGCGGCCACCAGCTCCGGGCGCGGCAGGGCCCGGCCATGGGCGATGCCGTAGGTCTTGATGCGCCAGCCGCCGGTTTCCAGCAGCCCCAGGGGCCGGATGGGCCGCAGGCCGCAGGGCTCGGGCAGGGGGAAGGTCTTCATGGTCCGCCTCCTAGATCCACTGGGCTTCGACGGTGCGCTCCGAGACGTTGCCGCCGGTGTTCACCGTGCCCGCAGGCTCGATCATCATGATTTTCGTCTCGCCCTGGCTCACGGGCATGTGCTCCACCCCGCGCGGCACCACGAGGCATTCCCCGGGCCCCAGCTCCACGTCGCGGTCGCGGAACTTCAGGGTCATGCGGCCCTCGATGACGAAGAACATCTCGTCCTCGTTCTCGTGGCTGTGCCACTCGAAGGCGCCCAGGATGCGCCCGAGCTTCACATGCATGTCGCCCACGCGGGCGATGATCCGGGGCGACCACTGCTCCGTGAACAGCGCGAACTTTTCCTGGATGTTGATTTTGTCCATCGTCGTGCTCCTGCCGGGTGCGGCGGGTTTTCGTTCAGCCCTTTGCGGGCGCCGCGGGCGCCGCGGGCACGGCCCCGCCCTCGCGCAGGGCGCGGAAGGCGATGACCGTGCGCGTGCCGCAGACGGCCTCGATATCGTTGATGCCCAGGACCACCTCTTCGAGCTGGGCCGTGTCGCGGCAGCGGACCTTGGCCAGGAAGCAGTCCTCGCCGGTGAGGTGGGCGACCTCCTGCACGGCGGGCACGGCGCACAGGGCGCGGCCCACCTCGCGCGCCCGGCGGTGGGCCGACAGGCGCACGAACACGTAGGCCAGCACGGGCAGCCCCATGGCCACGGGGTCCACCCGGGCGGCGTAGCCCCGGATGACCCCGGCCTGCTCCAGGCGCCGGATGCGCCCGAAGACCGCCGAGGCCGTCATGCCCACGCGACGGGCGATCTCCGCGTTGGACGTGCGGGCGTTTTCCTGAAGAATCGTAAGAATTGTTGCGTCAATTTCGTCGAACATATCGTTTTGACCTCTTGAAAACGTCGATATATAATTTTTCGGTGCGCGTAAAGTGCGAAAATCCAGGGCCGTGCCCGGGCGGCGTCCGCTGGCCCCGGACGCCGGTTCTCCCCTGCAAAACCCCCGTTCCCGGGCCGCGCCGGGGCCAGGCCGCGCCGCGCTCCGGCGACGGCGCCGGAAACGCCGGGGGCGGCGTTGCCCCGGAGCCGCCGCCCCGCCCCGGCCCCCGGCCCCCGAAACGGGCTGTACAGCGGCCTTGCCAAGACCGGGCCGCGCGATTAAGGGGTGCGCTGGGGGCGTGTCCGCTCCCGGAGTTTTCCGAGCAAGGCAAGGTCGTTTCATGCGCAGATGGCATATGAGGGGGGGCTACCGCGAGGTGCTCGTGGTGGGGCTGCCGCTGGTGGCGAGCATGGTCTCGGGCACGGTGATGCAGTTCACGGACCGCATGTTCCTGGCCCACCACAGCCTGGAGGCCCTGGCGGCCTCGCTGTCGGCCAGCATCACCAATTTCGTGTTCATGGCCTTTTTCGTGGGCGTGGCCAGCTACGTCAACGTGTTCGTGGCCCAGTACACGGGCGCCGGGCAGCCCGAGCGGGTCGGGCGGTCCCTGTGGCAGGGGCTGTGGTTCTCCCTGCTGGCGGCGGGCGTCATGGCGCTCATGGCCCTGCCTGCGGACGGGCTCTTCGCCCTGGCCGGGCACGCGCCCGAGGTCCAGGCCATGGAGGTCGCCTACTACCGCATCCTGTGCTGGGGCTCGGGGCTGGCCGTGCTGGGCATGTGCCTGTCCACGTTCTACTCCGGGCGCGGGCTGACGCGCACGGTGGCCGTGGTGAACATGGTCGGCGCCGCGCTGAACATCCCCCTGGACTACGCGCTGATCAACGGGGTCTGGGGCTTCCCGGCCCTGGGCATCGTCGGCGCGGGCATCGCCACGGTCATCGCCTGGGGCGTCACGGCGCTGCTCTTCGCCGTGCTGGTGTTCACCCGGGCCAACGAGGCGCGCTTCGGCGTGCTGTCGCACTGGCGGCCCGACCGCGAGGTCTTCGTCCGGCTGATGCGCTTCGGCCTGCCCGGCGGGGCGCAGCTCTTCCTGGACGTGCTCGGGTTCACGGTGTTCATCCTGCTCATGGGCCGGCTGGGCACCTCGGAGCTGGCGGCCTCCAACCTTGTCTTTTCCCTGGACCATTTCGCCTTCATGCCCATGGTCGGGCTGCATATCGCCACCGAGACGCTGGTGGGCCAGGCCCTGGGCGCGGGCGACCCGGCCCGGGCCGAGGAGGCCACGCGCAGCGCGCTGCACATGTGCCTGGCCTGGGCCGTGCTGCTGGGGCTGATCTTCCTGCTGGTTCCGGGCCCGCTGGTGGCGGCCTTCCGCCCGGCGGACATGCCCCCGGCCCAGTTCGCCCCGGTGATGGAGATGGGCCGCATGCTGCTCATCGTCGTGGCCGCGTACACGCTCTTCGACGGCATGGCCATCATCCACTTCGGCGCCCTCAAGGGCGCGGGCGACACGCGTTTCGTCATGGCCTGCCAGCTGGCCTGCACCCTGGGCCTCCAGGTCGTGCCCGTGTGGCTGGTGGTCGAGGTGCTGGGCTGGGGGGTCTACTGGTGCTGGGGGCTGCTGGGCCTCTCCCTGGCCGGGCTGGCCACGGCCGCGCGGCTGCGCTACGCCGGGGGCAAGTGGAAGGCCATGAGCGTCATCACCCGCTGAGGCCCGCGCACGCCCCGGGGCGCGTGGGCCGGGGGCGCCCGGGCCGCACCCCTCCGGGCCCGCGCCGCCCGGCGCGCCCTGGCCCCCGGGCGCGGCCCTTGCCTTGGCCGGGGCCGTGGTTATTGTTTCCCCTTCGGGCCGCGCACGGCCCGCGCCCACGCACCTCCAACACCAACACCGCCGCCCGGCGCGCCCCATACCGCCATGACCAAGCCCGTCCCGACCCCCTGCACCGACTGCATCCACATCGAAGGCGCCCGCCAGCACAACCTCAAGGACCTGGACCTGGACATCCCGCGCGGCAAGCTCGTGGTCGTCTGCGGGCCCAGCGGCTCGGGCAAGTCCACCCTGGCCTTCGACATCGTCTACGCCGAGGGCCAGCGGCGCTACGTGGAATCCCTGTCGGCCTACGCCCGCCAGTTCCTGCCGCAGATGGACAAGCCCAAGGTGGACAAGATCGAGGGCCTGTCCCCGGCCATCTCCCTGGAGCAGCAGGCCGCCTCGCGCAACCCGCGCTCCACCGTGGGCACGGTGACGGAAATCTACGACTTTCTGCGCGTGTTCTACGCGCGGCTGGGCACCATGTACTGCCCGCAGTGCGGCAAGCCCATCCGCTCGCAGACCGCCGACGAGATCGTGGACGAGATCCTGGCCCTGGGCGAGGGCGCGCGCTTCCTGCTGCTGGCGCCCCTGGCCGAACACCAGAAGGGCACCCACGCCGAGCGCCTGAAGCGCCTGCGCGCCGAGGGCTTCGCCCGCGTGCGCGTCAACGGCGAGGTGCTGGACCTGGAGCCCCTGCCCGAGCTGGAAAAGAACCGCAAGCACACCATCGAGCTGGTGGTGGACCGCCTCGTGGTCCGCGAGGGCATGCGCGGGCGGCTGGCGGACTCCGTGGAACTGGCCCTGGCCCACGGCGGCGGGCGGCTGGCCGTGGCCCTGGCGGGCGGCCCGCGCGACGGCGAGGCCATCTTCTTCAGCACCGACTCGGCCTGCCCCACCTGCCACGTCAGCCTGCCGGCCCTGACCCCGCAGCTGTTCTCCTTCAACAGCCCCCAGGGCGCCTGCCCGACCTGCTCGGGCCTGGGCAGCGTGGACTACTTCGAGCCCGCCCTGCTGGCGCCCAACCGGGGCCTGTCCCTGGCGCGCGGGGCGCTCATCCCCTGGAAGAACCCCCGCGTGCTGGCGCGCTTCACCGACCGCCTGAAGGCCCTGGGCCGCCGCCACGGCTTCACCATGGACACGCCCCTGGCCGACTTCACCCCCGCCGCGCACCACGCGCTTTTCCACGGCGAAGGCGGCGCGGGCGACGCGGGCGGCGACTGGCCCGGCGTGCTCGCCCTGCTGGACAGCGGCATGAGCTTCGGCTCCATCTGGCGCGACGAGCTGTCGCGCTACCGCCAGAGCCGCCCCTGCCCGGCCTGCGCCGGGGCCCGCCTGCGCCCCGA
It contains:
- a CDS encoding NAD(P)/FAD-dependent oxidoreductase, whose amino-acid sequence is MSETTPEGAILQRDKETWAIVPRTPMGMLSPDILERIAAVARKWNIPVIKITSGQRIALVGLREQDVEAVWADLGRDIGRATELCVHYVQACPGTAVCRLGVQDSLGLGAELEAKYVGVDFPAKIKMGVSGCPLSCGESKLRDVGVTGVKQGFNVHFGGNAGSRPRVGDQVGENLSRQEALDLVDALLTHYRVHARKRERTARFVERVGIESILAAVR
- a CDS encoding cupin domain-containing protein — protein: MTLTMRTELFKNIPFAQALDLAGLVDYEPGRVVSRTLAQQPTANVTLFSFAAGEGISTHTSPGDALVLVLDGQAQVTIGDATHTVGAGQAIAMPSGVPHGLEAEEPFKMLLVVVKPPKA
- a CDS encoding cupin domain-containing protein, yielding MDKINIQEKFALFTEQWSPRIIARVGDMHVKLGRILGAFEWHSHENEDEMFFVIEGRMTLKFRDRDVELGPGECLVVPRGVEHMPVSQGETKIMMIEPAGTVNTGGNVSERTVEAQWI
- a CDS encoding Lrp/AsnC family transcriptional regulator yields the protein MFDEIDATILTILQENARTSNAEIARRVGMTASAVFGRIRRLEQAGVIRGYAARVDPVAMGLPVLAYVFVRLSAHRRAREVGRALCAVPAVQEVAHLTGEDCFLAKVRCRDTAQLEEVVLGINDIEAVCGTRTVIAFRALREGGAVPAAPAAPAKG
- a CDS encoding DUF2156 domain-containing protein: MKDCVTPVFEPVSLERQDEYLERFARCPQKASDYSFINIWGWAEEYGLQWHFGDSHVWLRQTRPHVVHWAPVGPWNDVDWTRCPVIGCCGAFTRVPEALAVLWQQALGPRVELAEARGHWDYLYSVPELTALSGNRFHKKKNLLNQFVRNYDHNYHTMTPDCVEAALQMQLDWFRWRDAESQELLGAENNAIRRVLQSWDSLRGVFGGVIEVEGQRAAYTVAEHLCERTVVIHFEKAHTRYKGIYQAINQMFLEHEAGGYELVNREQDLGDPGLRKAKESYNPVDYLKKFEVTVRPAG
- a CDS encoding MATE family efflux transporter, producing MRRWHMRGGYREVLVVGLPLVASMVSGTVMQFTDRMFLAHHSLEALAASLSASITNFVFMAFFVGVASYVNVFVAQYTGAGQPERVGRSLWQGLWFSLLAAGVMALMALPADGLFALAGHAPEVQAMEVAYYRILCWGSGLAVLGMCLSTFYSGRGLTRTVAVVNMVGAALNIPLDYALINGVWGFPALGIVGAGIATVIAWGVTALLFAVLVFTRANEARFGVLSHWRPDREVFVRLMRFGLPGGAQLFLDVLGFTVFILLMGRLGTSELAASNLVFSLDHFAFMPMVGLHIATETLVGQALGAGDPARAEEATRSALHMCLAWAVLLGLIFLLVPGPLVAAFRPADMPPAQFAPVMEMGRMLLIVVAAYTLFDGMAIIHFGALKGAGDTRFVMACQLACTLGLQVVPVWLVVEVLGWGVYWCWGLLGLSLAGLATAARLRYAGGKWKAMSVITR
- a CDS encoding cyclase family protein gives rise to the protein MLLDLSHPIVPGMTTYPGLPGPVVRAHLSREASRAHYAPGTEFHIGAIDMVGNTGTYIDAPFHRHSGGADVAGLPLERLADLPVALVRRAPGAPRAIGPEAFAGLALAGRAVLVQTGHARHWGSAAYFREHPFLTREAAGLLCAAGAALVGIDSLNIDSTADPERPVHTLLLGAGVPIVEHLAHLDALPDPCPGLRFFAVPAPVHALGSFPVRAFALAP
- a CDS encoding MATE family efflux transporter, yielding MAFKNPAQDTAHPYRAIWKLSWPQVLMMFFQFWIGFADVYVAGLINREVQASLGLITTCLFFLLIVATAVANGAVAAVSQSVGAGLYRRGRRYVGLCLLLALGMGTLLMLLGLAGREAFLVALRVPVELRAITGDFLFVYALLLPAYHVLVIANAVFRARKEVIFPTLSILLVCVVNAVADFGLGLGLWGLPAMGHAGLAWATFWSVTAGAALNLAMLWRKGLLRREAFAPLRWVRRALPRLLRVAGPSGLMQVLWQSGYLVLFAITGSLPHGNITALAGMTAGARIEALLFLPGFAFNMTASVLVGHYLGAGQPAEAKRFGFRVLGIGVAAVGLVTIGLWQVAGDVARVMSDDPAVRLEIMSYLYWNLLAIPFTLTGMILGGALGGAGATFYTMVVFGATVWGVRLPLAWLLGHHILGEARGVWISMLVSQMVQALVLLYVFAFKDWKRFALVRRPSRRDPAGLAEEPGPLPVGGNGGLRK
- a CDS encoding methyl-accepting chemotaxis protein, whose amino-acid sequence is MSIRNKLLLIALAALLGLGCIFIINKIGQSRIATSVRGETAMLQAEIAMLQARRAEKNFLDRKEMVYAERHAQTVADAKAALAQCAEADPELADEIARADTLLDDYRGQFEALVLFMRTLGLTERDGLQGDLRQAVHEAEARIAQARSDALLAALLTLRRHEKDFILRGDPKYLASFSGAMDAMFARLDEHADLSRDDYDAIATQLDAYAARFAEYGRGYQKQAQARDQLIEAVRTAEAEMEALVVRAHEITERNTARQDLFMLLSELAIAIALAGAIALVIRSITGGLARIQKCSRDIAEGDYEACSLARFTGELEALRMDLVVMVGKLVESMEQAEEKSRQAGEQAERAQQAMEEAHREKEHVDTLVGTMGEVAARAAAIADDLTGAARELEAQGQEIVLGTDRQRDRTRETATAMEEMTATVMEVARNAAQSAEGAAQARAKAGEGAALVAEVVEASGQVGTRTGEMKQSLAELARRVESIGQIMNVITDIADQTNLLALNAAIEAARAGDAGRGFAVVADEVRKLAEKTMTATKEVGQAIAGVQEGSAANIRAMEGAGQAVAHSTGLTHKAGGALEEIVAIIADAADRIGSIATAAEEQSSASEQINRSVEEVAEIAAQTSEGMARSAQAIRHVATLAGDLKALIDELRATRR